The Bombus vancouverensis nearcticus chromosome 2, iyBomVanc1_principal, whole genome shotgun sequence genome window below encodes:
- the LOC143304940 gene encoding uncharacterized protein LOC143304940, translating to MDSLERLISSGSHQPALTAATRSQNAFVQANLCSVIGRKGRHLTGTFCLTGDTMEGIIQCLVFLKAFSVCIQ from the coding sequence ATGGACTCGTTAGAGCGACTGATAAGCTCCGGATCGCACCAGCCAGCCCTGACGGCCGCCACGAGGTCGCAAAACGCCTTCGTGCAGGCCAACCTTTGTTCCGTGATCGGCCGGAAGGGTCGTCACTTGACTGGCACGTTTTGCTTAACGGGAGACACGATGGAGGGCATAATACAGTGTCTGGTGTTCCTGAAAGCATTCTCG